In Chromatiaceae bacterium, the DNA window GTTGAAAAAATCTAAGCGGATTCATGCACCAATCCAATCCGCCGCAAGTACCAGACAACCCCCGCGCCTAAGGGAGGGCGAGACATTGGCGAGAACTATCGTAATTACATCCGGCAAGGGCGGCGTGGGTAAGACCACCACCAGCGCCGCGCTGGCCATGGGCCTGGCTCAGCGTGGGCACCGCACCGTGGTCATCGACTTCGACGTGGGCCTGCGCAACCTCGACCTCATCATGGGGTGCGAGCGGCGGGTGGTCTATGACTTCATCAACGTCATCAATGGCGAGTCGAATATCAATCAGGCCCTGATCCGTGACAAGCGGTGCGATGCCCTCTATGTCCTGCCCGCCTCCCAGACCCGGGACAAGGACGCCCTGACCAAGGAGGGCGTCGGCAAGGTCCTGGAGGACTTGGGTAAGAGCTTCGACTACATCGTCTGCGACTCCCCGGCGGGGATCGAGCATGGCGCCCATATGGCCATGTACTACGCCGACGACGCCGTGGTGGTGACCAACCCCGAGGTCTCCTCGGTGCGTGACTCGGACCGCATGCTCGGCATCCTCTCCAGCAAGTCGCGCCGCGCCGAGCAAAACCAGCCGCCCATTCGCGAGTATCTGCTCCTCACCCGTTATTCCCCGGAGCGGGTCGCCAAGGGAGAGATGCTCAGCGTGGGCGATGTGCGCGAGATACTGTCGCTGGACCTGCTGGGCGTGATCCCGGAGTCCAAGGCGGTCCTCACCGCCTCCAACTCCGGCGTGCCCGTCATCATGGATCGGGAGAGCGATGCCGGCCAGGCCTATAGCGACGCCGTGGCGCGCTATCTGGGCGAGGATCTGCCTCACCGCTTCCTGGAGATCAAGAAGAAGGGCTTCTTCAGTCGGATGCTGGGGGGTTAAGGTATGGGTCTGCTCGACTTATTCCGATCCCACCGCAACAAGGGCACCGCCGCGATCGCCAAGGAACGGCTGCAGATCCTGGTGGCCCATGATCGCGCTACGCGCAATCAGCCCTCCTATTTGCCGCAACTGCAACGGGAACTCCTGGAGGTCATCCGCAAGTATGTGGATGTGGACATGAACTCCATCTCGGTCAACTACGAGCAAGACGAGACCCGCGAGGTCCTGGAACTCAATATCGTCTTGCCAGAGGCCGCGGCCCCGAAAGGCCACTGACGTCGTGGCCGGTGTCTCCCCTCGCCGGCGTCCTTTTTCAAGCCCTTGGCCTGCCCTGGGTCTGATCCTGCTCGGCTGGCTGGGCCTGTTAGGCGGTGCCCCGGCCTGGGCCCTGGATCCGCCGCCCGCGCCAGATCCGGCCTCGCCCGCCCTCCTGCTGGCGAACAGCTACCATCCGGGTATCGATCTTGACCGCTTCTGGGTCAGCGAGAAGTTGGATGGCGTGCGCGCCCGTTGGGACGGCGCACGGCTCATCAGCCGGGGCGGCCGGCCCATCCAGGTGCCGGCCTGGTTTCTGGCGGGATTCCCCACGACCCCGCTGGATGGCGAACTCTGGATGGGGCGGGGCACCTTCGAGCACATGTCCGCGACGGCGCGCCGGGGGGAGCCGGACTCCGTCGCCTGGGGCCAGGCGCGCTTCATGGTCTTCGACCTACCCGACCAGGAAGGGCCCTTCGGACAGCGGCTGGCGGCCTTGCGTGTCCTGCTAACGCCATCCCCCAGCCCCTATCTCGTCCTCATCGAGCAGTTCCGCGTCCCTGACCACGCCAGTCTCATGGCACGGCTGCGGGAGGTCGTGGCCGGCGGCGGCGAGGGCCTGATGCTGCATCGGGAAGATTCCCACTATCGGGCCGGGCGCTCCGATGACCTGCTGAAGGTCAAGCCCTATCTGGACGCCGAGGCTCGGGTAGTTGGCCATCTGCCCGGCAAGGGCCGCTTCCAGGGCATGCTGGGCGCCCTCCTGGTGGAGGAGGCCGACGGCACCCGCTTTCGCCTGGGTACCGGCTTTAGCCACGGCCAACGGCGCGATCCCCCCGGGCTGGGCAGTCTGATCACCTTCAAATTTCAGGGCCGCACCGCCAAGGGTATTCCCCGCTTTGCCAGCTTCCTGAGGGTCAGGCTTGAGGAGTGAGTCGACACTCCTTGTCGAGTCTTATTGTTGCTGGAAAAATTGAGACGGGATGCCTTGGCGGTGGAGAGTGCTGGTGCGGTCCGTTGCCGGAATTCGGTTGGTAACTTGGTTTTCCGAATATCACTTTGTCTGGGGCGCTGGGGTGGTTGGTCGTCCCGGACCCGGAGGTGGTGGAGAAGGCCGGCCGGCGGCGGTTTACGGCCAAGTATCAGCTCCAGTTGTTGGCGGAGCAGGCCGGCCCTGATGGCTGCGCGGCCGAGACGCTGGGCAACGCGCCCGGCGCCGCCGCTGAAGCTGACCCCTGAAGAACGCGATCACGCCCTGGCCATCCGGCACGCAGAGCGCTTTGTCGATGCCTCGCCCCACACCAGCCACGCCACCCGGCTCGACGAGCTGTCCTCGCCGCTCAGGCGGGCGAAGTCCTCCCGTTGCTGGCCCGGGTTTTCGAGCGAAATTTCCAAACGAAGCCCTTTCAGCGGCTCTTGGGTCTGCTGATGGGATGCGGTGGTCAGGGCGAAGAGCGCGGCGACCCGCGCCTTATTCTTGCCAAATGAAGTGAACCACGGTTTAATCAGTCGGCACCACCGGGGGTGATTAGCGTCAAAAACCCCGCTCTCCAGACCGGACCCCCTCCTGGCACCTGAATCCCCGCATTCCCTGCCGGTATGACCAATTTTGAGGGCGTCATTTCGGCAGGGAATGCCGGAACTCAGTAACCCCGGTAGGTCGCCGGCCGGCTATCATCCTGGAGGGGGAGATAGGCGGGTCGATACAATTCATTGTAGGGCGTCATAACTTTGCACCGAACAATGCACGGAGACTCTATGAACCCGAGCGCACACTCTGCTGATGAATCCGCTATTCGCTCCGTCCTCGACGCTTGGACGCGCGCCACTCGTGAGGGCAGACTCGACGACGTACTCACGAATCACGATGAGAAAGTGCTCATCTACGATGTGCTGCCTCCAATGAAGTATTCGTCAGCGTCCGAGTATCGGAAGACCTGGGACGAGTGGCAGCCAGATGCGCAAGGTGAGATGCGATTCGAACTCGAAGGCCTAGAGGTCACAGTAGGTACCGACGCGGCCTTTGCATACGGGATTCTCCAGTGTGGCGGCACCTTACTTGACGGAAAGGCTTTTCGGGATACTGTGCGTGCCACATTCTGTTTCTCGAAGAAGGATGGGAAGTGGAAAGTCGTACACCAACACATCTCAAAGCCCTACGATCGTGGTTGAGCGCTTCCGGTGAAGTGGAACACGTCCAATAATCGGCTCAACGGCGGCATTGGGCAGCCTTACGCGTTCGTGCGCAGACACTTGCCGCTATGAAGAAAGCAACCCCCGCATCAAGCCCTGACGCCTACGTCTCTGCGCTCTCCGGGTGGCAGCGCGTCACGGTGGAAAAGCTAAGGGCCGTTGTTCTGCCCACTGCCACCCTTGATGAAGTCATCAAATGGGGGCATCTGGTGTATCTGTCAAACGGACCCGTGCTGCTCATCCGCGCCGAAGAACATCGCGTCCTGTTCGGCTTCTGGAGAGGGAAG includes these proteins:
- the minD gene encoding septum site-determining protein MinD → MARTIVITSGKGGVGKTTTSAALAMGLAQRGHRTVVIDFDVGLRNLDLIMGCERRVVYDFINVINGESNINQALIRDKRCDALYVLPASQTRDKDALTKEGVGKVLEDLGKSFDYIVCDSPAGIEHGAHMAMYYADDAVVVTNPEVSSVRDSDRMLGILSSKSRRAEQNQPPIREYLLLTRYSPERVAKGEMLSVGDVREILSLDLLGVIPESKAVLTASNSGVPVIMDRESDAGQAYSDAVARYLGEDLPHRFLEIKKKGFFSRMLGG
- the minE gene encoding cell division topological specificity factor MinE, which encodes MGLLDLFRSHRNKGTAAIAKERLQILVAHDRATRNQPSYLPQLQRELLEVIRKYVDVDMNSISVNYEQDETREVLELNIVLPEAAAPKGH
- a CDS encoding DNA ligase, with the protein product MILLGWLGLLGGAPAWALDPPPAPDPASPALLLANSYHPGIDLDRFWVSEKLDGVRARWDGARLISRGGRPIQVPAWFLAGFPTTPLDGELWMGRGTFEHMSATARRGEPDSVAWGQARFMVFDLPDQEGPFGQRLAALRVLLTPSPSPYLVLIEQFRVPDHASLMARLREVVAGGGEGLMLHREDSHYRAGRSDDLLKVKPYLDAEARVVGHLPGKGRFQGMLGALLVEEADGTRFRLGTGFSHGQRRDPPGLGSLITFKFQGRTAKGIPRFASFLRVRLEE
- a CDS encoding nuclear transport factor 2 family protein, coding for MNPSAHSADESAIRSVLDAWTRATREGRLDDVLTNHDEKVLIYDVLPPMKYSSASEYRKTWDEWQPDAQGEMRFELEGLEVTVGTDAAFAYGILQCGGTLLDGKAFRDTVRATFCFSKKDGKWKVVHQHISKPYDRG
- a CDS encoding DUF1801 domain-containing protein — encoded protein: MKKATPASSPDAYVSALSGWQRVTVEKLRAVVLPTATLDEVIKWGHLVYLSNGPVLLIRAEEHRVLFGFWRGKRLREIDPPLKLGGKYEMATIELHQNEEVISSTERRLVSEAVRLSKNLGNPTNV